Proteins from one Synergistaceae bacterium genomic window:
- a CDS encoding site-specific DNA-methyltransferase: MPVKTRSNVQKMVLKMTNDYVIPAAESTLYRDIFGKTSYEIILPTYSHRNGLLFTHNSVSWLKTIYDESIDVLFADPPYNIKKADWDKFDSQEEYIAWSIQWIKEASRILKPAGSLYVCGFSEILADIKHPAMKYFAGCKWLIWSYKNKANMGNDWGRSHESILHLRKSKNYKMNVDDVRIPYGAHTLKYPSHPQAETSQYGNGRKTTTLWRPHPMGAKPKDVFEIPTICNGMPEKTNHPTQKPEELLRKILLASSNPFDVVLDPFSGSGTTLVVAEQLGRKWIGCDNNFEYNEWAIERLDNVMYRSVEEWIEFDKANAKRRESIR, from the coding sequence ATGCCAGTTAAAACAAGAAGTAATGTTCAGAAGATGGTTTTAAAAATGACAAATGACTATGTCATTCCGGCTGCTGAATCGACGCTATATAGAGATATATTCGGCAAAACTTCATATGAGATTATATTGCCAACCTATAGCCATCGAAACGGTTTGCTTTTTACTCACAATAGCGTTAGTTGGCTAAAAACAATTTATGATGAATCTATCGATGTGTTATTTGCCGATCCGCCATATAACATCAAGAAAGCCGATTGGGATAAATTTGATTCACAGGAAGAATACATTGCTTGGTCAATACAATGGATTAAAGAAGCCTCTCGTATTTTGAAGCCTGCCGGATCATTATATGTTTGTGGTTTTAGCGAGATCCTTGCCGATATCAAGCATCCCGCCATGAAGTATTTCGCGGGTTGTAAATGGCTTATTTGGTCTTATAAAAACAAAGCAAATATGGGAAATGATTGGGGACGTTCCCATGAAAGTATATTGCACCTTCGCAAGTCTAAAAACTATAAAATGAATGTTGACGATGTTCGGATTCCATACGGGGCACACACATTAAAATACCCGTCACACCCGCAGGCTGAAACGAGCCAATACGGAAATGGACGCAAAACCACAACTTTGTGGAGGCCGCACCCTATGGGAGCGAAACCGAAAGACGTTTTTGAGATACCCACAATCTGTAATGGGATGCCAGAAAAAACAAATCATCCAACACAAAAGCCAGAAGAACTTCTTAGGAAAATTTTGTTGGCATCATCGAATCCTTTCGACGTTGTACTGGACCCTTTTTCCGGATCTGGAACCACCTTAGTTGTCGCCGAGCAGTTAGGTAGAAAATGGATTGGTTGTGATAATAATTTTGAATATAACGAATGGGCTATTGAGCGGTTAGATAATGTCATGTATCGTTCTGTTGAGGAATGGATTGAATTTGATAAAGCCA
- a CDS encoding methyltransferase domain-containing protein yields the protein MTSRMTEGVVFLRRFVGAPRQVGSVIPSSPFLTRAVMDRIVWDDARYVAELGAGTGVFTRAIVRNLKSGGNVLVFEIDPALRNIIEKEHDSLKVYDDAQKLPEIMEERNIRQLDYIVSSLPFAVLPPRVTASILDAVDKCLKPGGKLVAYQYSRHMKPYFEKRFGSVKISFVLRNVPPAFLYECTKAHK from the coding sequence TTGACTTCACGGATGACTGAAGGAGTGGTTTTCCTGCGGCGTTTCGTGGGCGCTCCGCGCCAAGTGGGTAGCGTCATACCCAGCTCGCCCTTTTTGACAAGGGCGGTGATGGATAGAATTGTGTGGGACGACGCACGGTATGTAGCGGAGCTGGGCGCTGGCACGGGAGTTTTCACCCGAGCCATCGTGCGAAATCTGAAATCGGGGGGGAACGTGTTGGTGTTCGAGATCGATCCGGCCTTGAGAAACATCATCGAAAAGGAACACGACAGTCTCAAAGTCTACGACGATGCCCAGAAATTGCCGGAGATCATGGAGGAACGGAATATCCGGCAGTTGGACTACATCGTTTCCAGCTTGCCTTTCGCGGTACTGCCGCCGCGCGTGACGGCCTCCATTCTCGATGCTGTGGACAAATGCCTGAAGCCCGGCGGAAAGCTGGTCGCTTATCAATACTCCAGGCACATGAAACCCTACTTTGAGAAACGTTTTGGAAGCGTGAAAATATCTTTCGTCCTGCGCAACGTTCCTCCCGCTTTTCTCTACGAGTGTACGAAAGCCCACAAATGA